A part of Citrifermentans bremense genomic DNA contains:
- a CDS encoding chemotaxis protein CheA, whose product MAIDCEDQELLEGFLAETTELLEKLDDDLIALEKSPEDAELMNRIFRSIHTVKGASSFLGFDMLVKVTHKTEDVLNRLRKGELFLNPEIMDVILEAVDLVKTLVADIKGGDIVERDLEGTISKLIPFLSENATEATVLAPSAAQKEKSATAPPAPESAAQPAPEAAPQEAGAPAAAATAPVVQPKPQQVKEPQKPAPKGEDLADNSTVRVDVKRLDDLMNQVGELVLERNRMIQLHSDYQTGLDPTGFGDDFGKLSKRLNFVTSELQMQVLKMRMLPVEKVFKKFPRIVRNLARDLGKEVDLVIIGEETELDRSVVDEIGDPLIHLIRNALDHGLETPDERLASGKDRTGTVVLSAAHEGNQIVISIKDNGRGIDPEKISKKALEKGLVTEEALASMGNREILDLLFLPGFSTKEQTTDLSGRGVGMDVVRTNIRKLNGIIEIKNDVGHGTEFILKLPLTLAIIQSLLVEVEKEVYSIPLASVIETMRVSKSEFHMIGGQEVLKLRDSVLPLLRLQQTFSCQEVYTDRDTCYVVIVGVAEKRIGLIVTRLLGQQEVAIKSLGKFLANLPGIGGSTIMGDGRVALIVDPIGLIGGGAA is encoded by the coding sequence ATGGCTATAGACTGCGAAGATCAGGAGCTGCTTGAAGGTTTCCTTGCCGAAACCACCGAGCTTCTGGAAAAACTTGACGACGACCTCATCGCCCTGGAGAAGAGCCCGGAAGATGCCGAGCTAATGAACCGGATCTTCCGCTCCATCCACACGGTCAAGGGGGCCTCCAGCTTCCTCGGGTTCGACATGCTGGTCAAGGTGACCCACAAGACCGAGGACGTACTGAACCGCCTGAGGAAAGGGGAACTCTTCCTCAACCCGGAGATCATGGATGTGATCCTCGAGGCGGTCGACCTGGTGAAGACGCTGGTGGCCGACATCAAGGGGGGCGACATTGTCGAGAGGGACCTCGAGGGGACCATCTCGAAGCTGATCCCGTTCCTCTCCGAAAACGCGACCGAGGCCACGGTGCTTGCCCCGAGCGCGGCTCAAAAGGAGAAGAGCGCAACTGCTCCTCCCGCACCCGAGTCGGCCGCGCAGCCGGCGCCGGAAGCGGCCCCCCAGGAAGCCGGCGCACCCGCGGCCGCAGCCACGGCACCTGTGGTGCAGCCCAAACCCCAGCAGGTCAAGGAGCCGCAAAAGCCCGCCCCCAAGGGTGAGGATCTGGCGGACAACTCCACCGTGCGCGTCGACGTGAAACGCCTGGACGACCTGATGAACCAGGTCGGCGAACTGGTGCTCGAGCGCAACCGGATGATCCAGCTGCACAGCGACTACCAGACCGGACTCGACCCGACAGGCTTCGGCGACGATTTCGGCAAGCTCTCCAAGAGGCTCAACTTCGTCACCTCCGAGCTGCAGATGCAGGTGCTCAAGATGCGCATGCTGCCGGTGGAGAAGGTGTTCAAGAAATTCCCGCGCATCGTCAGGAACCTGGCGCGCGATCTGGGCAAGGAAGTCGACCTGGTCATCATCGGCGAGGAGACCGAGCTCGACCGCTCCGTCGTCGACGAGATCGGGGATCCCCTGATCCACCTGATCCGCAACGCCCTGGACCATGGCCTGGAAACGCCTGACGAGCGCCTTGCCTCCGGGAAGGACCGTACCGGCACCGTGGTCCTCTCCGCCGCCCACGAAGGGAACCAGATCGTCATCAGCATCAAGGACAACGGCCGCGGAATAGACCCGGAAAAGATCTCGAAGAAGGCCCTGGAGAAGGGGCTCGTCACCGAAGAGGCGCTAGCCTCCATGGGGAACCGCGAGATTCTGGACCTCCTCTTCCTCCCCGGCTTCTCGACCAAGGAGCAGACCACCGACCTCTCCGGCCGCGGCGTCGGCATGGACGTGGTCCGCACCAACATCCGGAAGCTCAACGGCATCATCGAGATCAAGAACGACGTCGGGCATGGCACCGAGTTCATACTGAAGCTCCCGCTCACCCTGGCCATCATCCAGTCCCTCCTGGTCGAGGTCGAGAAGGAGGTCTACTCCATACCGCTCGCCTCGGTCATCGAGACCATGAGGGTGAGCAAGAGCGAGTTCCACATGATCGGCGGCCAGGAAGTGCTGAAGCTCAGGGACTCGGTGCTTCCTCTTTTGCGGCTGCAGCAGACCTTCAGCTGCCAGGAGGTTTACACCGACCGCGACACCTGCTACGTGGTCATCGTCGGCGTGGCGGAAAAGCGCATCGGCCTCATCGTGACCAGGCTGCTGGGTCAGCAGGAGGTCGCCATCAAGTCGCTGGGCAAGTTCCTGGCCAACCTCCCGGGGATCGGCGGTTCGACCATCATGGGAGACGGCAGGGTGGCGTTGATCGTGGACCCGATCGGCCTGATCGGTGGCGGGGCAGCCTGA
- a CDS encoding F0F1 ATP synthase subunit epsilon translates to MAEKLKVELVTPYKKVLSEEVDEITATGALGEFGVLPGHAPFLTSLKIGELAYRKDGVLHHMALNWGYFEVENDTVTVLVETAEKADEIDLERAKAALGRAETELKALTPEDKNFRIYQAALERALIRVQVAGKATRR, encoded by the coding sequence ATGGCTGAAAAACTGAAGGTTGAACTGGTAACACCGTACAAGAAGGTCCTCTCCGAAGAGGTCGACGAGATCACCGCGACCGGTGCCCTCGGCGAATTCGGCGTTCTGCCGGGCCACGCTCCCTTCCTCACCTCGCTGAAGATCGGCGAGCTGGCCTACAGGAAGGACGGCGTGCTGCACCACATGGCGCTGAACTGGGGCTACTTCGAGGTCGAGAACGACACCGTGACGGTGCTGGTCGAGACCGCCGAGAAGGCGGACGAGATCGACCTGGAGCGCGCGAAGGCCGCTCTCGGGCGCGCCGAGACCGAGCTCAAGGCCCTGACCCCGGAAGACAAGAACTTCCGGATCTACCAGGCCGCGCTCGAGCGCGCGCTGATCAGGGTCCAGGTCGCCGGCAAGGCGACCAGACGCTAA
- a CDS encoding aspartyl protease family protein, with translation MEDLCAKAKEKVALELQQADPAARESLLIAALYEVSRTILPELGPPKKSQEYQKARDCVLELVSSIAIPLVRGGGKRGIAVFSELSEGCADPLLKKKLSVYAQQLLAQSRSGVREKQQEVTRIAAWGAAVLTIGALACYLFNAGPAGREGEGKPGVAASMRSTAQAQAPLQAPQLRPRGAEAPPHQGQGEPLPLKEREAPAPAPPIRSEQIRGELVTPVRLVNGQLLVPVTLRHGGVTVKVELVVDTGATRSVVHEAAFTRLPIDLRSARTSVSEVADGSLVRSRVVRVELLKAGPFAHPSMELEVIPFAGGGGHDGLLGMDFLGKHPHQIDMEHQLIRWF, from the coding sequence GTGGAAGATCTCTGTGCCAAGGCCAAGGAAAAGGTGGCGCTGGAGCTGCAGCAGGCGGATCCTGCAGCCAGGGAGTCGCTGCTTATCGCGGCCCTCTACGAGGTGAGCCGCACCATCCTTCCCGAACTCGGCCCCCCGAAGAAGTCGCAGGAGTACCAGAAGGCGCGCGACTGCGTCCTGGAGCTGGTAAGTTCCATCGCCATTCCGCTGGTCCGGGGGGGAGGGAAGCGGGGCATTGCCGTCTTTTCCGAGTTGTCTGAAGGGTGCGCCGATCCGCTGCTGAAGAAGAAACTGTCGGTCTACGCGCAGCAACTCTTGGCGCAGTCAAGATCGGGGGTCCGGGAGAAGCAGCAGGAGGTAACCCGCATTGCCGCCTGGGGCGCAGCAGTCTTGACGATCGGCGCCCTCGCCTGCTATCTCTTCAACGCGGGCCCCGCCGGCCGAGAAGGGGAGGGGAAGCCGGGAGTTGCGGCATCGATGAGGAGTACGGCGCAGGCACAAGCGCCGCTGCAGGCCCCGCAGCTTCGGCCGCGAGGGGCGGAGGCGCCTCCCCATCAAGGACAGGGGGAACCGCTCCCCCTGAAGGAGCGGGAAGCGCCGGCGCCGGCTCCCCCGATCCGCAGCGAACAGATCCGCGGCGAACTGGTGACCCCGGTGCGCCTGGTGAACGGCCAGCTGCTGGTGCCGGTGACGCTCAGGCACGGTGGAGTCACGGTAAAGGTCGAGCTGGTTGTGGACACCGGCGCCACCAGGAGCGTGGTGCACGAAGCCGCTTTCACCCGGCTTCCCATCGACCTACGTTCCGCCCGCACCTCGGTTTCCGAGGTGGCGGACGGAAGCCTTGTCCGCTCGCGGGTAGTGAGGGTCGAGCTTTTGAAGGCGGGTCCCTTCGCCCACCCCTCGATGGAGCTGGAGGTGATACCTTTTGCCGGCGGGGGAGGGCACGACGGCCTCCTCGGCATGGACTTCCTGGGGAAACATCCGCACCAGATCGACATGGAGCACCAGCTGATCCGCTGGTTCTGA
- a CDS encoding CheR family methyltransferase has protein sequence MALDMKPFDAKAAPKINEKDFEQLRDYIYNVCGIYFHSSKKYFLESRLARRMEATGCKSHSDYYQYVRGAATGRTELTKLLDEITTNETCFFRNMPQLTALENKFLPEIVAAKGKIGFKKLRIWSAGSSSGEEAYTMAMILLEKRATILKDWIIEIVGTDINETVLAQAKEGIYNSYSVRNTPDYYLKKYFKEDAPGKFVLSPEVKKLATFSQLNLYDDNKMLFMKSFDFIFCANVLIYFDTSSKSKVVQHFYNNLQPYGYFFVGQSESLHGVNDKFKTVHFPGGFTYNK, from the coding sequence ATGGCATTAGACATGAAACCATTCGACGCGAAAGCGGCCCCGAAGATCAACGAAAAGGACTTCGAGCAGCTTCGGGACTACATATACAACGTCTGCGGCATCTACTTCCACAGCAGCAAGAAGTACTTTCTTGAAAGCCGGCTGGCCCGCAGGATGGAGGCGACCGGCTGCAAGAGCCACAGCGACTACTACCAGTACGTCCGCGGCGCCGCTACCGGAAGGACCGAGCTCACCAAGCTTTTGGACGAGATCACCACCAACGAGACCTGCTTCTTCAGGAACATGCCGCAGCTGACCGCGCTGGAGAACAAGTTCCTCCCGGAGATAGTCGCGGCCAAGGGGAAGATCGGCTTCAAGAAGCTCCGCATCTGGAGCGCCGGCTCCTCGTCCGGGGAGGAGGCCTACACCATGGCCATGATCCTGCTCGAGAAAAGGGCAACCATCCTCAAGGACTGGATCATCGAGATCGTCGGCACCGACATCAACGAGACGGTGCTGGCCCAGGCCAAGGAAGGGATCTACAACAGCTACTCGGTGCGCAACACCCCCGACTACTACCTGAAGAAGTACTTCAAGGAGGATGCGCCCGGAAAGTTCGTGCTCTCCCCGGAGGTGAAAAAGCTCGCCACCTTCAGCCAGTTGAACCTCTACGACGACAACAAGATGCTCTTCATGAAGAGCTTCGACTTCATATTCTGCGCCAACGTGCTGATCTACTTCGACACCTCGTCCAAGAGCAAGGTGGTTCAACATTTCTACAACAACCTGCAGCCTTACGGCTATTTCTTCGTGGGGCAGTCCGAGTCGCTGCACGGGGTGAACGACAAATTCAAGACCGTACACTTCCCCGGCGGGTTCACCTATAACAAGTGA
- a CDS encoding protein-glutamate methylesterase/protein-glutamine glutaminase → MFPARPNKLRVLIVDDSSFMRMAIRGILAKSPGIEVVGIAADGLEGVDKALALKPDLITMDVEMPRMDGIAALKQIMAKQPTRVLMVSTLTCEGARATFEALEAGAIDYVPKNVSDCKDAQAVFQAALLAKVQEAALSALPKRVLTGAALPRVAQPPQVRPSQFAHRRIGYVGIGASTGGPVALQEVLSRIPVNFPHGIVVAIHMPKAFTGPYAERLNAKCSLSIKEAVNGDVVKGGQVLIAPGGQHTTLVRQGSSIVVRTAPTTDFPQYIYIPSVDQMMTSLCDASNGSMLGVILTGMGNDGFKGMKHLKEKGGLTLVQNEATSTIYGMPRACIEGHVADVVLPLDQIGFEIGKIAS, encoded by the coding sequence ATGTTTCCCGCCAGGCCTAACAAATTGAGGGTTCTCATCGTCGACGACTCTTCCTTCATGCGCATGGCGATCCGCGGCATCCTGGCCAAGTCGCCCGGGATTGAAGTGGTCGGAATCGCAGCGGACGGGTTGGAAGGGGTGGACAAGGCGCTGGCGCTCAAGCCCGACTTGATCACCATGGACGTGGAGATGCCCCGCATGGACGGCATCGCCGCCCTGAAGCAGATCATGGCCAAGCAGCCGACCCGGGTGCTGATGGTCTCCACGCTCACCTGCGAGGGGGCGCGCGCCACCTTCGAGGCGCTGGAGGCAGGCGCCATCGACTACGTCCCCAAGAACGTGAGCGACTGCAAGGACGCCCAGGCGGTGTTCCAGGCGGCCCTCCTCGCCAAGGTGCAGGAAGCCGCCCTTTCCGCTCTCCCGAAGCGCGTCCTGACCGGCGCAGCCTTACCCAGGGTGGCGCAGCCGCCCCAGGTCCGCCCTTCGCAGTTCGCGCACCGCAGGATCGGCTATGTCGGCATCGGCGCCTCCACCGGCGGCCCGGTCGCGCTCCAGGAGGTGCTCTCCCGCATCCCGGTCAACTTCCCTCACGGCATAGTGGTGGCCATCCACATGCCCAAGGCCTTCACCGGCCCCTACGCCGAGCGCCTGAACGCCAAATGCTCTCTCTCCATCAAGGAGGCCGTCAACGGCGATGTGGTGAAGGGTGGCCAGGTGCTGATCGCGCCGGGGGGTCAGCACACCACGCTGGTGCGCCAGGGGAGCAGTATCGTGGTCAGGACCGCTCCGACGACCGATTTCCCGCAGTACATCTACATCCCGAGCGTGGACCAGATGATGACCTCTCTATGCGACGCCAGCAACGGCTCGATGCTCGGGGTGATACTGACCGGGATGGGCAACGACGGGTTCAAGGGGATGAAGCACCTGAAGGAAAAGGGAGGGCTGACCCTGGTGCAAAACGAGGCGACCTCCACCATCTACGGGATGCCCAGGGCCTGCATCGAGGGGCACGTCGCAGACGTGGTGCTGCCGCTGGACCAGATCGGATTCGAGATAGGGAAGATCGCCAGCTAG
- a CDS encoding MATE family efflux transporter produces MNHGHELLHQPIPGLIRKLAVPTSVGYFFNTMFNVVDTFYGGRVSTEALAALSLSFPVFFLIIAIGAGISTGATALIGHELGAGNPDRARHLAAQTISFGIVHGVLVAVIGFLAAPRLFQLLGAGGTVLPLALQYMDTIFTGSIFFLVNYVLNSILNATGDSRSFRNFLVVGFFLNMLFDPWFLYGGLGVPALGLSGIAWATILVQAMGNLYLAARVKQSGMLEGFRWRELVPHRHAYSQLARQGFPSSLNMMTVASGIFLITWFVGRFGSEAVAAYGIGSRIEQIALLPVMGMNVATLALVAQNSGARQLERVVQTIKTALRAGVALMGAGTVVVFLAARPLMGFFSEDPKVVEIGVGYLRIEAFVFVAYVILYTCVAVLQGLKRPGFALMIGLMRQIVLPLPVFYLLAVLLGFGLAGIWWGILLVTWGAACVTVLYVLRLATNLSLVDTSQEKDARRSPCA; encoded by the coding sequence ATGAACCACGGCCACGAACTGCTGCACCAACCGATCCCTGGGTTGATCAGGAAACTCGCCGTCCCCACGAGCGTCGGCTATTTCTTCAACACCATGTTCAACGTGGTCGACACCTTCTACGGCGGAAGGGTTTCCACCGAGGCGCTCGCCGCGCTTTCCCTCTCCTTCCCCGTCTTCTTCCTCATCATCGCCATAGGTGCCGGGATCTCCACCGGTGCAACGGCGCTCATAGGCCACGAGCTGGGCGCGGGGAACCCCGACCGGGCGAGGCACCTGGCCGCCCAGACCATCTCCTTCGGCATCGTGCACGGCGTCCTGGTAGCGGTAATCGGCTTTCTTGCAGCGCCCCGGCTCTTCCAGCTCCTCGGAGCCGGCGGCACCGTTTTGCCTCTGGCACTGCAGTACATGGACACCATCTTCACCGGAAGCATCTTCTTCCTGGTCAACTACGTCTTGAACTCGATCCTGAACGCCACAGGCGACAGCCGCAGCTTCCGCAATTTCCTGGTGGTCGGCTTCTTTCTGAACATGCTCTTCGACCCCTGGTTTCTCTACGGCGGGCTGGGGGTACCTGCGCTTGGGCTTTCAGGCATCGCCTGGGCCACCATACTGGTCCAGGCGATGGGGAACTTGTACCTCGCGGCGAGGGTGAAGCAGTCTGGGATGCTGGAGGGTTTTCGCTGGCGCGAGCTCGTCCCGCACCGGCACGCATACTCGCAACTGGCCCGGCAGGGGTTCCCGTCGAGTCTCAACATGATGACTGTCGCCAGCGGCATCTTCCTGATCACCTGGTTCGTCGGGCGCTTCGGTAGCGAGGCGGTGGCGGCCTACGGCATCGGGTCGCGCATCGAGCAGATCGCGCTCCTGCCGGTGATGGGGATGAACGTGGCGACGCTCGCCCTCGTGGCGCAAAACAGCGGGGCGCGGCAACTGGAGCGGGTGGTGCAAACGATCAAGACCGCGCTCAGGGCAGGGGTGGCGCTCATGGGGGCAGGGACGGTCGTGGTTTTCCTGGCCGCGCGGCCGCTGATGGGGTTTTTCAGCGAGGACCCTAAGGTGGTGGAGATCGGCGTCGGCTACCTCCGCATCGAGGCCTTCGTCTTCGTGGCCTACGTCATCCTCTACACCTGCGTCGCCGTGCTGCAGGGGTTGAAGAGGCCGGGCTTCGCCTTGATGATCGGGCTGATGAGGCAGATAGTTCTCCCCCTTCCGGTCTTCTATCTGCTGGCGGTGCTCCTGGGGTTCGGGCTTGCGGGGATCTGGTGGGGTATTCTGCTGGTTACCTGGGGGGCCGCCTGCGTGACGGTCCTGTACGTGCTGCGGCTGGCGACGAACCTGAGCCTCGTCGACACTTCCCAGGAAAAGGACGCACGACGCTCGCCCTGCGCTTGA
- a CDS encoding GAF domain-containing protein, producing MKLEEICARLDALLASRPGAAERVESAVDALCRIFAVDKHEVAIFALGGDQDAFSFIWPDDLRKSGSIPFTADRSLLALTARQKRGSLNNNFASTPHLFVFESFGKEKTAPIQRIMSAPMLKGEELVGVVQVCRKGADGGLSLRKFTEPELAALCAIANVLARHL from the coding sequence GTGAAACTAGAAGAGATATGCGCCAGACTGGACGCGCTCCTTGCGTCGCGGCCGGGGGCTGCGGAAAGGGTGGAGAGCGCCGTCGACGCGCTCTGCAGGATATTCGCCGTGGATAAGCACGAGGTGGCGATCTTCGCGCTGGGCGGCGATCAGGACGCGTTCAGCTTCATCTGGCCCGACGACCTCAGGAAGTCCGGCTCCATACCCTTCACCGCCGACCGCTCGCTTTTGGCCCTCACTGCGCGCCAAAAGCGCGGCAGCCTCAACAACAACTTCGCCTCGACGCCGCATCTCTTCGTGTTCGAGTCCTTCGGAAAGGAGAAGACGGCGCCGATCCAGAGGATCATGAGCGCCCCGATGCTGAAAGGGGAGGAACTGGTGGGGGTGGTGCAGGTCTGCCGCAAGGGGGCTGACGGCGGCCTCTCGCTGCGCAAGTTCACCGAGCCGGAGCTCGCAGCGCTCTGCGCTATCGCCAACGTGCTGGCCCGGCATCTGTGA
- a CDS encoding HDOD domain-containing protein: MEKAALMQTAEEMVESFVDLPTIPQVATRVIELLDRPGVELDEVADMILADQVLAARVIKMVNSPLYKPALPIKSVKRALIYLGFRHIRELAFTCSFVDVFEGRDGVFDIKSFWEHSFGVGVVAKIIAQRVRYPDTEKAYLVGIVHDIGEVFLSYYRQDAFRALLDSVKGQPFRLVDKEAEFLGTSHNEVGLCIAKKWNFPADYREVIALHHAPEDAVIDPTLCAIVNLADLFCSVRQLDYGGTSWVSFNLADEKAWAILKGYAPHLADLDVERFCYELDDRVPEIQDMVKSIFQGIGA, encoded by the coding sequence ATGGAAAAAGCAGCCCTGATGCAGACGGCTGAGGAGATGGTGGAGAGCTTCGTCGACCTCCCCACCATCCCGCAGGTGGCCACCCGGGTCATCGAACTGCTGGATCGCCCGGGCGTCGAACTTGACGAGGTGGCCGACATGATCCTGGCCGACCAGGTCCTCGCGGCCCGGGTCATCAAGATGGTCAACTCGCCGCTCTACAAGCCGGCGCTCCCGATAAAGTCCGTGAAAAGGGCCCTGATTTACCTTGGGTTCCGCCACATACGCGAACTTGCCTTCACCTGCTCCTTCGTGGACGTCTTCGAGGGGAGAGACGGCGTCTTCGACATCAAGAGCTTCTGGGAGCACTCCTTCGGGGTCGGCGTGGTGGCGAAGATCATCGCGCAGCGGGTGCGCTATCCCGACACGGAGAAGGCCTACCTGGTGGGGATCGTGCACGACATCGGCGAGGTGTTTCTCTCCTACTACCGCCAGGACGCCTTCCGCGCCCTGCTCGACTCGGTGAAAGGACAGCCCTTCCGCCTGGTGGACAAGGAAGCCGAGTTCCTCGGGACCTCCCACAACGAGGTCGGCCTCTGCATCGCCAAGAAGTGGAACTTCCCGGCGGACTACCGCGAGGTGATCGCGCTGCACCACGCCCCCGAGGACGCGGTCATCGATCCTACCCTCTGCGCCATCGTCAACCTCGCGGACCTTTTCTGCTCGGTGCGCCAGCTCGACTACGGCGGGACTTCGTGGGTTTCCTTCAACCTGGCCGATGAAAAGGCCTGGGCCATACTCAAGGGGTACGCCCCGCACCTGGCAGACCTCGACGTCGAGCGTTTCTGCTACGAACTGGACGACCGCGTCCCCGAGATCCAGGACATGGTCAAATCGATCTTCCAGGGCATAGGAGCTTAA